A segment of the Zalophus californianus isolate mZalCal1 chromosome 3, mZalCal1.pri.v2, whole genome shotgun sequence genome:
CCACATTCACACAtcaaaaaattgagaaaaaattgCTACCATCTCCGCCAGATTCCTACCATTCAGCCTCAGTTATGAACACCCAAGTTTTCCTAcgctctccccgcccccatcttGCCCACCCTCTACCCTCCCTTTCCAGCTGACCCCGttccgggggcgggggcgccaAGGAGGGGGCGGCAGGGGCGCCCCTCACCCGGCGCGGCCCGGGCCGGATCCCACCGCTGGGAGCGGGGAAatggcttctctctgcctccgGCCGGCCCGCCAGCCACCGGGGGAGGCGCCGGGACTCCGCATTAGGCCGCGGCGCATCTCAGCGACCCCGGGCCGGGCCTGACGCGGCGGTGCCGTGATTTCTGCCGTGGGCGCCGCCCGCTGCCCCCACCGCCGGTTCTCCCCCGCCGCCCGTCCGTCCtacgcccgcccgccgcccccgccgcggcCTCGCCGGCCCGTGCGCACCTTTTTGATGTTGTAGAGGCGAGTCAGCATGCCGACGCCCCGGTCGTTGAGGATGGTGAGCTTCTCCGCCAGCTTCTGCTGACTGGGCTGCAGCACGGAGCGCGACATGGTGGTGGctgtggcggtggtggtggtggtggtggtgccgccgccgccggccgccTCGCGCCCAGTCACCGGCCCGCGGCCTCCGCGTCAACCTCTCTCGggcctcctccccccgcccccagcccgcgACCTCCGTCTCAGGGGAAAACGTCCATGACCCTCGCGCCCCAATCCCGCGCGGCTGACAGAGCGAGCCGCGGCAGACGCCTCACGGTCCCTTCCCCCGCAGCAGCCCGCGCCCCGGCAGCCTCCTGCCTTCCGCCCGCCGCCCTTCCGTCCCCACCCCCGGCGCTCTCCGCCCCAGCCCCCACCGAGCCGCCTTCCCCGGCTCCTCCACTAGgtgtggcggcggcggcggcggcggcggcgtctCCGGCGGCTGAGAACGAGGCAGCTTCCCGCAGCCCAGGACGAGCGCTCGGTCACCTGATCGGCCGCGCCGGCGCCCCCGCGAGGCCGGATGGGGAACTGCGCCTGGGGGGGGCCCTCGCCCGCCCCACTCGGCTTGGCCGCGGCCGCCGCGCGCTTAGGACCGGACTCCCGCCCCAGATCCTGCCCTGCGCCCACTTGTGTCTGATCCCGGCATGGGAGTCCTCCGCCGGGACCGAGTGGGGTGGCATTTCCATGCTCGCTCCTCttcgccccccacccctctcctacAAGTTCCCAAAAGTTGCCTTTCCGCACCACCTCCCTAAAGAAACCAGCAGAAGCCCGGAGGGCGGGAGGGGAGCGTTTCAGGCGACTTTCGCCTAAGAGTGGGCTGGTGGCTCCAAGCTTTTTCCTCCCACTGCTTGACAGACGCTCCCGGCTGAACACAGCAGATGTTGTGCTCCGCGAGGCAGGCATCGCCTCTCGCATCCTCCCCATCCCATCCGTACTCCCCTGCCTCAAGGCAGTTTGTGAGAGAGGAGGTCGGAAGTGAGGGCAACTCAGGTTCCTGAGATAATCGGAATCCGGAATTTGTCGACTAGTGGCACCCATCCGGAGAAGACTCTAAATAGGCCATGGCATGAGGgaggcaaaaaataaatgttcagtgaATGAAGGAACGATCGCATTTTTTTCTGGCCTCCACCCTAAATCCCACCCCTTCTTGGAAACATTCTACTTTTCCATCTCattgctttttgggtttttttcctgatCGGTTTCTTCCCGGCCACACTCCAAGACTACTCCCTCAAGACAAATGTATTAAACTTGGTTCCAAAAGTGACGGAATCAAGGACTTAGGTAATTGGCTTGAGGAGTTCTAGCCAAGAGGATTCACACTGCTTTGATCATTTCTGCCCTTAATTTCTTTCCATGTGTTAATCTTTCtattatattcattaattttaagtGAATGACAAAATGTTCTGCCACCgtcaaaaaaaattctaagagtaAATAAGCTATCATTGGATTGATCAAAACGCTTTATGAAAAGGAAATTGTGatgaaagcttttttaaaaaatttaaggggtgcctgggtggctcggcctTCAGTTAagttcatgatctcggggtcctgggatggagccctccactttgggctccctgctcagtggggaacctgcttctccctctccctctgctcctccccactgcacatgctctctctctctctctcaaataaataaataaaatctttaaaaaaattttttaaagctaggATATGTACTATTCCTacagaaatctttattttaatatccTGACAAGAGAAAGGGAATGGACTGAATGTATTTGACTTAAAGGACATTGAAGAAGTCCAATATCCCCCACAAAGTCAATCATACCTGACACTGCGCTTTAAATTCTACAAATAGAACTTCATTACCTTGAATGAAGACTTTGTACctaaagagttctttttttttttttttttaattcaaacacCTCAGGGAGATGACCTTTTGAGCTTTTCTTACTCAGTAAAAGGTTGGGGGATTTAATTTATCTGGTTACTTTCCAAGCTgatagttaaaattttaatttagaggAGGCAAGCATCTGGAGCCTGCCACAGTGAGAGCAGACTTGGGAAAAGCAAAGCTGCATGAGGGGTTTGGGACAACCAGTTAAGAAAACGGAAAGATGGTGAACGTTGAGGGAAAGATATGCTCCTTCGGGGGACCACAAAGAAATTTAGCTAGAGGCGGAACTACAGAGTTCCACCAATGAAAGTTTACAacattttctagtttttgaaaaGTGCTGtataaagagaacaagaaaatggCACCATGTTATCATTTGAACACAACTATTAGTCCTCAGGAAAAGCCACTATCATGTTTCCATATGAACTTGAACACTTATACCTGCTTATAATTCAGAATACCCAATAGAGGGAGAACTTTTTAGATACTAGTCCAGTATTCagcttttattataatttctagaCATATTGACCCTAGACTAAATGGAATATGCCTATTTGAGTAAAAGAGATTAGATCTAGCTGAAGTATTTATAATTCTTgcattttttctacattttgcaTCAAAAAGCATCTTGTCAACCCTTTCAGTATTTGCCTCTATGTATAAAAAGTATACTATCAGAGCTAAGGTAATTATATATTTTGCCATGTACATATATGATTTTATGGCAACTGTAATTAGTATGTatcactttatattttctttcagttcttcagtCTAAAAATATGTTATACTGTGTTGATCAATCTATAaagctattaccaaaaaaatgtaCCTGTTGTGGTTTTTTCCTACCATAGCTTTCTGGaaaagcataaaattttaaaaatgattaggaaactaagttttaaaagcattattgGAGATTTTATTTCCCTCATCATATAAAGCATAGTTTTAACAGTTCATTTGGTATTAAAGGTTTCCAAGTACTTTCCTTTCAGTTAAGAGATTTCTACTGTTCTGTCCCTAGAACATATTCGGAGATCACTAAAATTATAAGCCAGAGATGTAGAAAGTAGATAATAGCTTCAAATTTGTAATAATCTTAGAAAATTAACTAGTAAAATTAACGAGTATAGACCTGTATGCTTGAGAAAgtgtgaattttattgtatataaattatctcaataaatctgattcttaaaaagttatatatctacatttggggcacctgagtggctcagtctgttgggcgtctgcctttggctcaggtcatggtcccagggtcctgggatcgggccccgcatcgggctccctgctccgcaggaggcctgcttctccctctctcgctcctcctgcttgtattccctctctcgctgtctctctctctctgtcaattaaataaataaaatctttaaaaaaaaagttatatatctacatttgaaaaaatgtttttttgaggCACGTCTAATGGTACTCACTCTAAGGAAAGTAGGCATTTGGAAATCcaaactggaaaatatttaagtTGGAGGAAGAGTGAAGAGTTGGCTTTATAGAAGAATTTATGTTAGAGTTATAATTTGTGGTccccaaatatattttacaatGATTCGATTATAAAATTCtcataaaatttcagaaactaATTTATAGCACACAGTTCTTTATATAGGTATTATAAAACATTCGCTCATTTACAGTAACAATTGTGGATGGATTTAAAGAACATTATCCAGTTCTATATAATACATAACTAATCAAATACTTAAAGTGTGCagagtactggggcacctgggtggctcagtcgttaagcatctgccttcggctcaggtcatgattccagagtcctgggatcgagccctgcatcgggctccttgctcggcggtaagcccgcttctccctctcccactccccctgcttgtgttccctctctcactgtgtttctctctgtcaagtaaataaataaaatcttttaaaaaaaaatgtgcagagtACTATTCTAGAAGGAGATATGAGGCTGTGTAAGATACAGATTTTGATCTCCTTGAACTCATATCCTGAGGAGAATAGAAATATGCATAAGGAGATCTAATATGAGGCAGCCTGAGGTACAAGGCTACAGAAGACCTAGAGAGAACAGTTTCAGACTGAAGCTTCTAAGAGCCCTTTTCTGAATAATTTACATTTGAACTTTGAATGAGAGTGAAGTCTTGGACTTATAAACCTGTAGAAAATGACATTCTATGCACAAAGTTCAACCTTAGTAAATGCAAAGTAGCAGAAAAATAATAGGAATGCTCATCACATACACAACAGACACAATGAGAAATAAAGGTGGAAAGAAAAGTGGAACAGAAAACATATAGGCTTACAAATactaaggcaggaaaaaaattcaatggagaagaagaaagatagaaaaaaagatgGGAGAACAAAAGGTGACTTTGGGAAACTTGAGGATAATAAAGATAGTTTGAAACAGTTGCTGACTCTGACAAGGATTACAGATTATCCTTCAGTATCTATGGTTTCTTTCtcacttagaaataaaataaagactacatttcccagcctctcttgcagccCACGGTGGCCATATGACTGATGTTCTGGCCAATAGGATATAAGCTTTCAAGAACCTTAAGAGACTGCTGCAGCTTTCCTTTTGCCAGTTCTACACTTACTTCGTTCGACCGACCACATGAAACAAGGATGCAAAGGCCACTAACTTGGACCATGAAGACAATGGCCACATACTAAGGAGGGCAAAGATAGACATGGAAGGTTTATGTGGGCTTTTTAGAGCAGAATTGCCATACCAAAGCTTGCCTATCCTGACCTGGATTTTTGTGAAagagaaacttttatttatttttttaaaagattatttatttgtttatttatttgacagagagagacacagcaagagagggaacacaagcagggggagtgggagagggagagacgcttaacgactgagccacccaggtgccccgagaaaatTGTATTTAagcttcttttatttgtttttttttattacggTCACACCTGATCCTAAATATTAATAGTTTTTGTGGCCAGTGTTATATCTCTACTAGGAATCAAATcaggaataataaaatttaacattcaaGTGTTTTTGCACTATGTGTTGTTAGGTGCTATTATTTGTGTTACATTTTCTCATCTATCTGTCTCAACAATCCTTTGAGatattatcatcttcattttacaagtgaggaaactggaATGCAGATAGGTTTTTCAAATTGCCGTAGAAAGTGTTAAAGCTGGTATTGGATCCCTTATCAGTCTGACCAAAATTCATGCATACTCTTACTTACTGTGATGTCACTGAAAATCAGTTGGATGGCATAAATTTGTCAGGTATCCCAGGGAACATGATtctacagtttcttctaaagtcCCTTAACTGTGCTCAAACCTTTTTCTTCAAATAACAGACTCTGTCATATTTTCCCCTAATATACCAGCTCTTTTTAGATAGCTTTCTTTAGCTTTGTTTTCTCCAGAAAATTATTTCCGTATTGCTTTTTGCTAATCATGAGGAATATTTcggtttactttttaaaatcacttacGTGACCCAGCCTCCCTACTTAAAgcgagaagaaagaaaaattgacaaaGGCATCTTTTTGAGTTCTTGGGTTAAAGCCTTTTGATTAGGATGTTTCTTGTCAAAGGTAATgttccacttattttttaaagacagatgcaacatttttcttccccatcAGACTTCAGAAATAGATTTCTCACAGCCTGAGAATGG
Coding sequences within it:
- the LOC113920339 gene encoding WAS/WASL-interacting protein family member 3-like, whose product is MDYLIHSSNSPGYYVPAAAHLSDPGPGLTRRCRDFCRGRRPLPPPPVLPRRPSVLRPPAAPAAASPARAHLFDVVEASQHADAPVVEDGELLRQLLLTGLQHGARHGGGCGGGGGGGGAAAAGRLAPSHRPAASASTSLGPPPPAPSPRPPSQGKTSMTLAPQSRAADRASRGRRLTVPSPAAARAPAASCLPPAALPSPPPALSAPAPTEPPSPAPPLGVAAAAAAAASPAAENEAASRSPGRALGHLIGRAGAPARPDGELRLGGALARPTRLGRGRRALRTGLPPQILPCAHLCLIPAWESSAGTEWGGISMLAPLRPPPLSYKFPKVAFPHHLPKETSRSPEGGRGAFQATFA